One genomic window of Microbacterium testaceum StLB037 includes the following:
- a CDS encoding MFS transporter: MTVTDPRPETATPPAAATETAELQHRPGRWIDNWNPENATQWAKEGKAIASRNLRWSIFAEFLGFVVWQLWSVVVVSLPAAGFQLSTGEIFWLISMPSLVGATLRIPYTFMVPRFGGRNWTIVSAGLLLIPSIGLAIAVSNPQTPFGLLLLIAAFAGFGGGNFASSMSNITFFYPAAQKGYALGLNAAGGNLGASVAQFVVPIVITVGAAATLNLPLAGLIWVPLILVAMVGAYLRMDNLSAAKADITASLAALKEPHMWVLSLLYIGTFGSFIGFAGVFPKLLADTFPDFKGIAIGTATVTLAFLGALVGSLARPYGGKLADRFGGTYITIGAFTVMGLGILSVILTLPMQNFAIFLLCFLVLFAAAGIGNGSTYRMIPTIFALKANGGIGAQRKAAAALGLISAIGAYGGFFIPQLLGFSKTTFGSYTPALGWFALAYVAFLALTAGVYLRLSKKTGTRI, translated from the coding sequence GTGACCGTCACCGACCCGCGCCCCGAAACCGCAACGCCGCCCGCGGCCGCAACCGAAACAGCGGAACTCCAACACCGCCCCGGCCGCTGGATCGACAACTGGAACCCCGAGAACGCCACGCAGTGGGCGAAAGAGGGCAAGGCCATCGCCTCCCGCAACCTGCGGTGGTCGATCTTCGCCGAGTTCCTTGGGTTCGTCGTCTGGCAGCTGTGGTCGGTCGTCGTCGTCTCGCTGCCCGCGGCGGGCTTCCAGCTGTCGACCGGTGAGATCTTCTGGCTCATCTCCATGCCGAGCCTCGTCGGTGCGACGCTGCGCATCCCCTACACGTTCATGGTTCCGCGCTTCGGCGGCCGCAACTGGACGATCGTCTCCGCCGGGCTCCTGCTCATCCCGAGCATCGGCCTCGCCATCGCGGTGTCGAACCCGCAGACGCCCTTCGGCCTCTTGCTCCTCATCGCCGCGTTCGCCGGCTTCGGCGGCGGAAACTTCGCCAGCTCGATGTCGAACATCACGTTCTTCTACCCCGCCGCGCAGAAGGGATACGCCCTCGGACTCAACGCCGCCGGCGGAAACCTCGGCGCCTCGGTCGCGCAGTTCGTCGTCCCCATCGTCATCACCGTCGGTGCCGCGGCGACCCTCAACCTGCCGCTCGCGGGCCTCATCTGGGTGCCGCTGATCCTCGTCGCCATGGTCGGCGCCTACCTCCGCATGGACAACCTCTCCGCCGCGAAGGCCGACATCACGGCATCCCTCGCCGCTCTCAAAGAGCCGCACATGTGGGTGCTCTCGCTGCTCTACATCGGCACCTTCGGCTCGTTCATCGGCTTCGCGGGCGTCTTCCCGAAGCTGCTCGCCGACACGTTCCCCGACTTCAAGGGCATCGCGATCGGCACCGCGACGGTCACCCTCGCCTTCCTCGGCGCACTCGTCGGCTCGCTCGCCCGCCCCTACGGCGGCAAGCTCGCCGACCGCTTCGGCGGCACCTACATCACGATCGGCGCCTTCACGGTGATGGGGCTCGGCATCCTGAGTGTGATCCTCACCCTCCCGATGCAGAACTTCGCGATCTTCCTGCTGTGCTTCCTCGTGCTGTTCGCGGCGGCGGGCATCGGCAACGGCTCGACGTACCGCATGATCCCGACGATCTTCGCCCTCAAGGCGAACGGCGGCATCGGCGCGCAGCGCAAGGCTGCCGCGGCCCTCGGCCTCATCTCGGCGATCGGCGCGTACGGCGGCTTCTTCATCCCGCAGCTGCTCGGCTTCTCGAAGACGACGTTCGGCTCGTACACCCCCGCCCTCGGCTGGTTCGCCCTCGCGTACGTGGCGTTCCTCGCCCTCACCGCGGGCGTGTACCTCCGCCTGTCGAAGAAGACCGGAACGCGGATCTGA
- a CDS encoding molybdopterin oxidoreductase family protein, with protein sequence MSSADTHCPYCALQCAMTVSHAGSTTVTGRDFPTNRGGLCAKGWTSAELLASPHRLRMPLMRRPDGTLAETTWDEALDAVAAAFRETKATHGPDANAIFGGGGLTNEKAYQLGKFARVALGTSRIDYNGRFCMSSAAAASNRAFGMDRGLPFPVTDLDDAQTILLLGSNVAATMPPFLAHLAGARANGGLIVVDPRRSATARLTEDGAGTHLQPAPGTDLPLLLGLTHIVIAEGLADRAYIEERTTGFDALRRSVAAWWPERTSATTGIPVMQLRETARRLAAGRAYILTGRGVEQHVDGTATATAAINLALVLGLVGREGSGYGTLTGQGNGQGGREHGQKADQLPGYRSIRDPEARRHVAGVWGVDPDELPDAGIPATALLGELGGPVKTLLVAGSNVVVSAPDVEAVRAGLKALDTLIVCDFFLSETAELADIVLPVLQWAEEEGTMTSLEGRVIRRHQALPGPDGARSELWILAEIARRLGAASIWSTDPAEVFDELARASEGGIADYSGLSHALLDTGVEAYWPYRSSGTPRPFTQRFAHADGRARLVPVDATPPTPTDRGGELTLVTGRYLQQYQSGTQTRRVAELNGARPEARLEIHPATASRLGIREDELVAVSNERGTVRARATVTTDIRHDTVFLPFHYAGDECANRLTEALVDPTSAMPEFKRTRVRVAPDAAAPATESAEHPPVVVSEHPGAARALGVATSEHGGVTRTEEGTHV encoded by the coding sequence ATGAGCTCCGCCGACACCCACTGCCCCTACTGCGCATTGCAATGCGCCATGACCGTCAGCCACGCGGGCTCCACGACGGTCACCGGCCGCGACTTCCCCACCAACCGGGGAGGGCTCTGCGCCAAGGGCTGGACGTCGGCGGAGCTCCTGGCCTCCCCCCACAGACTCCGGATGCCACTGATGCGGCGCCCCGACGGGACCCTCGCCGAGACCACGTGGGACGAGGCACTGGATGCCGTGGCCGCGGCGTTCCGCGAGACGAAAGCGACCCACGGGCCCGACGCCAACGCCATCTTCGGCGGCGGCGGACTCACCAACGAGAAGGCCTACCAACTCGGCAAGTTCGCCCGCGTCGCGCTCGGCACCTCGCGCATCGACTACAACGGCCGGTTCTGCATGTCGTCGGCGGCGGCGGCATCCAACCGGGCCTTCGGGATGGACCGGGGCCTCCCCTTCCCCGTCACCGACCTCGACGACGCGCAGACGATTCTGCTGCTCGGCTCGAATGTCGCCGCGACAATGCCGCCGTTCCTCGCGCACCTCGCCGGAGCGCGGGCGAACGGCGGTCTCATCGTCGTCGACCCCCGCCGCTCGGCCACCGCGCGCCTCACCGAAGACGGTGCCGGCACCCACCTGCAACCCGCGCCCGGCACCGACCTGCCGCTGCTGCTCGGCCTCACGCACATCGTCATCGCCGAGGGCCTCGCGGACCGCGCGTATATAGAGGAGCGCACGACCGGCTTCGACGCCCTGCGCCGCTCGGTTGCCGCGTGGTGGCCGGAGCGCACTTCCGCCACCACCGGCATCCCCGTCATGCAGCTGCGAGAGACCGCGCGCCGTCTCGCCGCGGGACGCGCGTACATCCTCACCGGACGCGGCGTCGAGCAGCACGTCGACGGCACCGCCACCGCGACCGCCGCGATCAACCTCGCTCTCGTGCTCGGCCTCGTCGGCCGCGAGGGCTCCGGCTACGGCACCCTCACCGGGCAGGGCAACGGCCAGGGCGGACGCGAGCACGGTCAAAAGGCCGACCAGCTGCCCGGGTACCGCTCCATCCGCGACCCCGAGGCGCGGCGGCACGTCGCCGGGGTGTGGGGCGTCGACCCGGATGAGCTTCCGGATGCCGGCATCCCGGCCACCGCTCTGCTCGGCGAGCTCGGCGGGCCGGTGAAGACGCTGCTGGTCGCGGGCTCGAATGTCGTCGTCTCGGCGCCGGACGTCGAGGCCGTACGGGCCGGGTTGAAAGCCCTCGACACCCTCATCGTCTGCGACTTCTTCCTCAGCGAGACCGCGGAGCTCGCCGACATCGTGCTCCCCGTGCTCCAGTGGGCCGAAGAGGAGGGCACGATGACCTCGCTCGAGGGCCGGGTGATCCGCCGCCACCAAGCGCTGCCCGGACCCGACGGTGCCCGCAGCGAGCTGTGGATCCTGGCCGAGATTGCACGGCGCCTGGGTGCGGCATCCATCTGGTCGACCGACCCGGCCGAGGTGTTCGACGAACTCGCGCGCGCGTCGGAGGGCGGGATCGCCGACTACTCGGGCCTCTCGCACGCCCTGCTCGACACGGGCGTCGAGGCGTACTGGCCGTACCGCTCTTCGGGCACGCCGCGCCCCTTCACTCAGCGCTTCGCTCACGCCGACGGCCGCGCGCGTCTCGTGCCGGTGGATGCCACTCCCCCGACGCCCACCGACCGCGGCGGCGAGCTGACCCTTGTCACCGGCCGGTACCTGCAGCAGTACCAGTCGGGTACGCAGACCCGACGCGTCGCCGAGCTGAACGGCGCCCGCCCCGAGGCGCGGCTCGAGATCCATCCGGCGACGGCGTCGCGTCTCGGCATCCGGGAAGATGAGCTCGTCGCCGTCTCGAACGAGCGGGGCACCGTGCGGGCGCGGGCGACGGTGACGACCGACATCCGCCATGACACCGTCTTCCTGCCGTTCCACTACGCCGGAGATGAGTGCGCCAACCGCCTGACCGAGGCGCTCGTCGACCCGACGTCGGCGATGCCGGAGTTCAAGCGCACGCGGGTGCGGGTGGCTCCGGATGCCGCGGCTCCCGCGACCGAGAGTGCTGAGCATCCGCCGGTCGTCGTGTCCGAGCATCCGGGCGCTGCGCGCGCTCTCGGCGTCGCGACGTCCGAGCACGGGGGCGTCACCCGCACCGAGGAGGGAACCCATGTCTGA
- a CDS encoding FAD-dependent oxidoreductase translates to MSERVVLVGYGPVGARLIDGLLPAVRDGRIDLTVVGAEPHDVYNRVLLAEYAVGRTDRAGLDMDDRRVAEEAGVRFHLATTVVGIDRHRRVVRLHDGIRLDYDRLVLATGARANVPTLAGMERARRDRASVSTAPDELDLGGAPLPRGVVALRDLADAELVRAAVSAGQRIVVLGAGVLGMELALAAAEAGAEVVVAYHSAAPMNRTLDENGGRVLASSAASVGVEMAHHARAESILLRYDDHGHAWFDGLVCADGKVLAGDLLVLSCGVAARTEVASLAGLATSTGILVDGSSRSWTDPDVFAIGDCAHVADPAEADAHGRVPGGPSGLVGPGWRQADRLAALLSSGVSGPAPVERPGVVMLKAEGIDVVAGGAVDADPFSHAPGCHGPQVTLWADPARGAYVKLVTVEGVLTGFVAVGMPRTGAELTLLFERGSELPADRSSLLRLDAPDAGMAVVADPFAADATVCWCNGVSAGAIRDAVAAGEPTVACVKAATRAGTGCGGCVGRISELLAREAVPA, encoded by the coding sequence ATGTCTGAGCGAGTGGTGCTGGTGGGCTACGGACCCGTCGGGGCGCGGCTGATCGACGGGCTGCTGCCCGCGGTGCGCGACGGGCGCATCGACCTCACGGTCGTGGGCGCCGAGCCCCACGACGTCTACAACCGCGTCCTGCTCGCCGAGTACGCGGTCGGGCGCACCGATCGCGCGGGCCTCGACATGGACGACCGCCGCGTCGCGGAAGAAGCCGGCGTGCGTTTCCATCTCGCGACGACGGTGGTGGGCATCGACCGTCACCGCCGTGTGGTGCGCCTGCACGATGGCATCCGTCTCGACTACGACCGGCTCGTGCTCGCGACCGGCGCCCGCGCGAACGTCCCGACGCTCGCCGGAATGGAGCGTGCGCGGCGCGACCGCGCGTCCGTCTCGACGGCCCCCGACGAGCTCGACCTCGGCGGGGCGCCGCTCCCCCGCGGAGTCGTCGCGCTGCGCGACCTCGCCGACGCCGAACTCGTGCGCGCGGCCGTCTCAGCCGGTCAGAGGATCGTCGTCCTGGGCGCGGGAGTGCTCGGCATGGAGCTCGCGCTGGCCGCCGCCGAGGCCGGGGCCGAGGTCGTCGTGGCGTACCACTCCGCAGCTCCCATGAACCGCACGCTCGATGAGAACGGCGGCCGCGTGCTGGCTTCCTCCGCCGCCTCCGTCGGAGTGGAGATGGCGCACCACGCGCGCGCCGAGAGCATCCTCCTTCGCTACGACGACCACGGTCACGCGTGGTTCGACGGCCTCGTGTGCGCCGACGGCAAGGTGCTCGCGGGAGACCTGCTCGTGCTGTCGTGCGGGGTCGCGGCGCGCACGGAAGTGGCATCCCTCGCCGGACTCGCGACCTCGACGGGAATCCTCGTCGACGGTTCGTCCCGCTCGTGGACCGACCCCGACGTCTTCGCGATCGGCGACTGCGCACACGTCGCCGACCCGGCGGAGGCCGACGCCCACGGCCGCGTCCCCGGAGGCCCGAGCGGACTCGTCGGGCCGGGTTGGCGACAGGCCGACCGCCTTGCCGCGCTGCTCTCGTCCGGCGTCTCGGGCCCGGCGCCCGTCGAACGCCCCGGTGTCGTCATGCTCAAGGCCGAGGGGATCGACGTGGTGGCCGGCGGCGCGGTCGACGCCGACCCCTTCTCACACGCTCCCGGATGCCACGGCCCCCAGGTCACCCTCTGGGCCGACCCCGCGCGGGGCGCCTACGTGAAGCTCGTCACCGTCGAGGGCGTGCTGACCGGCTTCGTCGCGGTGGGGATGCCGCGCACCGGCGCCGAGCTGACCCTTCTGTTCGAGCGGGGCTCGGAGCTCCCGGCCGACCGCTCGTCGCTGCTCCGACTCGACGCGCCCGACGCCGGCATGGCGGTGGTCGCCGACCCGTTCGCCGCGGATGCCACGGTGTGCTGGTGCAACGGCGTGAGTGCCGGCGCGATCCGCGACGCCGTCGCCGCCGGAGAGCCGACCGTCGCGTGCGTCAAGGCCGCGACCCGCGCGGGCACGGGCTGCGGCGGGTGCGTGGGCCGGATCAGCGAGCTGCTGGCGCGCGAGGCCGTCCCGGCGTAG
- a CDS encoding LysE family translocator, with the protein MPPIQTLLAFVAASAVLIAIPGPSVLFVIGRSIALGRRAGVLSVVGNALGNIPAILATAFGIGALVASSIVAFTVLKIIGAAYLVWLGIQAIRHRHDHVAAPSRVPTSRWTLLRQGFVVGVTNPKTIAFFVAVLPQFVDPHAGAVWLQLLVLGLIFQVLAVTCDSIWAVAAGTARTWFARSPKRLSTLSGTGGFMMIGLGGALALTGAKS; encoded by the coding sequence ATGCCACCGATTCAGACCCTCCTGGCGTTCGTCGCCGCGTCGGCCGTCCTCATCGCCATCCCGGGGCCGAGCGTGCTGTTCGTCATCGGTCGGTCCATCGCGCTCGGACGCCGTGCGGGTGTCTTGAGCGTCGTCGGCAACGCCCTCGGGAACATCCCGGCGATCCTCGCGACCGCCTTCGGGATCGGCGCCCTCGTCGCGTCGTCGATCGTGGCGTTCACGGTCCTGAAGATCATCGGTGCCGCGTACCTCGTCTGGCTCGGCATCCAGGCCATCCGTCACCGTCACGACCACGTCGCCGCTCCGTCGCGCGTTCCCACCTCGCGCTGGACGCTGCTGCGTCAAGGCTTCGTCGTGGGCGTCACCAACCCCAAGACGATCGCGTTCTTCGTCGCGGTGCTGCCGCAGTTCGTCGACCCGCACGCCGGCGCGGTATGGCTGCAATTGCTCGTGCTCGGGCTCATCTTCCAGGTGCTCGCCGTGACGTGCGACTCGATCTGGGCCGTCGCCGCCGGCACGGCGCGGACGTGGTTCGCACGCTCCCCGAAGCGCCTGTCCACGCTGTCCGGCACGGGGGGATTCATGATGATCGGGCTCGGCGGGGCGCTCGCGCTCACCGGCGCGAAGAGCTGA